The Candidatus Eisenbacteria bacterium genome contains the following window.
GGTGAGCCCCTGGAACAGCGACGGCGTGTTGTAGGCCAGCGTGCCTTCCACCGTGTCCTTGATCGGCGCGGAATACAGCTCGCCGTCGGGCAGGTTGATGTGCCCGTCGCACTTCACCGACGGGATGCCCTTCATGGAGAAGCGCAGGTCCGTGCCCGGGCCCTTCACGTGCACGCGGTCGGTGCGGTCCATGAGCTCCTTGAGCGGGTCCATGGCCCGGGACATCTTCCGATAGTCCAGGGTGCACACGTCGTAGTAGAACTGCTCGAACCGCCCGGTGCTCATGTTGGCCATCTGCGCCATGGAGGCGGTGGGATAGCGCATCACCACCCAGCGCGTGAACCGCACGCGCTGGTCCAGGTGCACCGGGTTCTGGTAGAGCTTGTTGTACAGGCCCATTTTCTCGGCCGGCACGTCCGAGAGCTCGCTCACGTTGTGCGCGCCGCGCAGGCCGATGTAGGCCTGCATCTTCTTCATGCGCTCCAGGTCGTAGTCGGCCCAGGTGCGGACCTGTTCCTCGGTGGCGGTGCGCAGCAGCTCGCCGGTCAGGCGCACGTCGCGCACCGACAGGTACGGCCGGCCGCCGGCCTGGTGCGCGTGGCGGATGAGCTCGATGGCCAGGCCGTCGGGCACGTCAAACGTCTCGATGAGGATGTTCTCGCCGGGCTTGAGCCCGATCGAGTAGTTGATCACCAGATCGGCCAGCTTCTGCTGGCGGGCATCCGACATGGGTCCCTCCGGAGAGTGCCGGCAGCCATCGGAAGCCACCGGCGGGCGCGGAAACATGGACAGGCGGGGAAGCCTCGGGCAGTATAGGTCATCCGAAGCGCGCGCCCAACCGGCGCCCGCCCCGTGCGGGCAGGCCGTGACAGCGCGCGCCGCCGCAGGGAAGGCAACCAGGCCACAGGGCAGGCCCGCAGGCCTGCCGGAGGATCGTGCACCCCGACCCCATTCACCTGTTGCTGGCCCGCCACGGCCAGACCGACTGGAACCGCGTGCACCGTCTCCAGGGCCGCACCGACGTGCCGCTCAACGACGAGGGCCGGCGCCAGGCGGCGGCGCTGGCGGGCTCGCTGGAAACGGAGCGCGTGGACGCCGCGCGGGTGAGCCCGCTGCAGAGGGCCCGCCAGACCGCCGCCGCGATCGAGGCCCTGCGCGCCGACGTGCGCTTCACCGAGGAGCCCCGGCTGGCGGAGATCCACATGGGCCGCTGGGAAGGCGTGCTCGAGGCCGACCTGGCTGCCGATCCCGCCTACTCCGCGTGGCGCACCGACCCGGTGCGCGCCAATTGCCCCGGGGGCGAAGGGGCGCTCGACGTGGCCCGGAGAGTGGCCCCGCTGCTCGACGAGCTGGCGGCACTCTCCCCCGGCACGCGGGTGCTGCTGCTGGGGCACCAGTTCACCAATGCGGTGATCCTGTGCCTGGTGGGCGGGATCCCGCTGGACGCGGTGCGGACCCAGCTGGCCGCCCCGGGGGAATTCCGGCG
Protein-coding sequences here:
- a CDS encoding histidine phosphatase family protein, with product MHPDPIHLLLARHGQTDWNRVHRLQGRTDVPLNDEGRRQAAALAGSLETERVDAARVSPLQRARQTAAAIEALRADVRFTEEPRLAEIHMGRWEGVLEADLAADPAYSAWRTDPVRANCPGGEGALDVARRVAPLLDELAALSPGTRVLLLGHQFTNAVILCLVGGIPLDAVRTQLAAPGEFRRTVLAHRGG
- a CDS encoding aminopeptidase — translated: MSDARQQKLADLVINYSIGLKPGENILIETFDVPDGLAIELIRHAHQAGGRPYLSVRDVRLTGELLRTATEEQVRTWADYDLERMKKMQAYIGLRGAHNVSELSDVPAEKMGLYNKLYQNPVHLDQRVRFTRWVVMRYPTASMAQMANMSTGRFEQFYYDVCTLDYRKMSRAMDPLKELMDRTDRVHVKGPGTDLRFSMKGIPSVKCDGHINLPDGELYSAPIKDTVEGTLAYNTPSLFQGLTYENIRFTFEKGRIVKAESSNSKRMNEILDTDPGARYLGEFSLGFNPYIVSPMRDTLFDEKIAGSLHVTPGNAYETADNGNRSAIHWDIVLIQTPECGGGEIWFDDKLIRKDGRFVLSELSGLNPENLVG